The nucleotide window TACGCCGAGCTGGATGCATTGTCCACCAACCTGGCCCAGCGGCTGGCCAATCACGGCCTCGGGCCGGGCGACCGGGCGCTGGTGCAGCTGGGCAACCAGGCCGAGCTGTACATCGTGTTCTTCGCGCTGCTCAAGGCCGGGATTGCGCCAGTCAACGCACTGTTCAGCCACAGCCGGCTGGAACTGCGCGCCTATGCCGAGCAGATCCGTCCGCGCCTGCTGATCGCCAGCCGTTTGCATCCACTGTTCCACAACGACGACCTGTTTCTCGCCGAGCTGCAGCAGCTGGCCGGCATCGACACCGCCTTGCTGCATGCCGACGGTCTGGCGCAGCGCAGCCTGGCGGCCTGGCTGCAACCGGTGGCCGCCGCGTGCGACTTTGCGCCGACGCCCGCCGACGAGGTGGCGTTCTTCCAGCTATCCGGCGGCAGCACCGGCACGCCGAAGCTGATCCCCCGAACCCACGACGACTACTACTACAGCGTGCGGCGCAGCGTCGAACTGTGCGGTTTCGACCGCGATACCCGTTACCTCTGCGCACTGCCGGCCGCGCACAACTTCCCGCTCAGCTCGCCCGGCGCGCTGGGCGTCTTCGTCGCCGGTGGCCGCGTGGTGCTCGCGGCCGATCCCGGACCGGCGAGCTGTTTTGCGCTGATCGCCGCGCAGCAGGTCAATGTCGCCGCGCTGGTGCCGCCGGCGCTGTCGCTGTGGCTGCAGGCGGCGCCCGGGCACGAGGCGGAGCTGGCCTCGCTGCGGTTGCTGCAGGTCGGCGGCGCGCGACTGCCGGAAGCGCAGGCGCGGCGCATCCCGGCGGTGCTCGGCTGTCGTCTGCAGCAGGTCTTCGGCATGGCCGAGGGACTGGTCAACTACACGCGTCTGGACGATGACGACGAGCACGTCTACCTGACCCAAGGCCGGCCGATGAGCCCGGACGACGAGGTCAGGGTGGTCGACCGCGACGGGCGTCCGGTCGCGCCGGGGCAGGTCGGCGCGCTGCTGACTCGCGGGCCTTACACCATCCGCGGCTATTTCCAGAGCCCGGAACACAACGCCCAGGCCTTCGATGCCGAGGGTTTCTACCGCTCCGGCGATCTCGTGCAGCTGCGCGCGGACGGCTACCTGGTGGTGGTCGGACGCATCAAGGACCAGATCAACCGCGGCGGCGAAAAGATCGCCGCCGAGGAAGTGGAAAACCTGCTGATGGCGCATCCGGCCGTCACCCACGCCGCGCTGGTTTCCATGCCGGACCCGAGCATGGGTGAGAAGAGCTGCGCGTTCATCGTCAGCCGCGACCCGACGCTCAAGGGCGTCGCCCTGCGCAAGTACCTGCGTGGCCTCGGGCTCGCCGACTACAAGCTGCCGGACCGCATCGAGCAGGTCGCGGCGCTGCCCATGACGGCGGTGGGCAAGGTCGACAAGACCCGCCTGCGCCGCCGTCTCGCCGAACAACTGACCGTTACTGAATAAGGACTTCGCTCATGACGATCCCCACGCTCACGCCCTACAACCTGCCCAGCGAATGGGCGGTGAACAAGGTCCAGTGGCCGGTCGACCCCGCGCGCGCGGTGCTGCTGATCCATGACATGCAGGACTATTTCTGCGATTTCTGGGGCGAGGGCAGCGCCTTCGTCGCCGCGCTGGTCGAGCGTCTGGCCGCCGTGCGCGCGCACTGCAAGGCGCTCGGCATCCCGGTGGTCTACACCGCGCAACCGGGGCAGCAGGCCAACGCCGAGCGGGCGCTGCTCAACGATATGTGGGGCCCCGGCATCACCCAGTATCCGGCGCGTCAGGGCATCGTCGCCGGCCTGGCGCCGGCGGCGGACGACACCGTGCTGGTCAAATGGCGTTACAGCGCCTTCCAGCGTTCGCCGCTGGAACACATGCTGCGCGAGCTGGGCCGTGATCAGCTGATCATCGGGGGCATCTACGGCCACATCGGCTGCCTGATGACCGCCTGCGACGCCTTCATGCGCGACATCCAGCCGTTCCTGCTGGCCGATGGCATTGCCGACTTCACTCAGGCCGACCACCAGATGGCGCTGAACTACGTCGCCACGCGCTGCGGGCGGGTGATCGAATGCCGCGAGGTGCTCGGGCTGGGGCATGCAGCAGGTCTGAGGCTGACCCGCGAGGCGCTGCAGGCACGCCTGCTGGCGATGCTCGATGAGATCGACGAGCCGTTCGACCCGGACGAGAACCTGCTCGACTACGGCCTGGATTCGATCCAGGTGATGTCGCTGCTCAGCGAGTGGCGCGAGCAGGGGCTGGAACTGAGCTTCACCGATCTGGCGAAGACGCCGACGCTCAACGGCTGGTGGGCGCAGATCCAGCAGCACGGAGGTGCCGCATGAGGCCGCTGGGCAATGCGCAGCAGGGCCTGTGGTACGGCTACCTGCTCAACGAAGACCGCGCCATGTTCAACACCGCCGAGTGCATCGCCTTCGCCGGCAAGGTGCAGGCGCCGCTGCTGATCGCTGCCGTGCAGCAGGCGGTAGGCGAGTGCGAGGCGCTCAGCGGGCTATATGTGATCGACGGCGAGACGGTGCTCTTCGAGCCCGGTGAACTGCCGCTGACGGTGACGCAATTGGAGGTGCCGGCGTTTGCCGACGCCGAAAGCTGGGTACGCGATTGGGCGCAGGCCGACATCCGCCAGCCGTTCGACCTGGAGCGCGAACTGGCCTGCCGCTTCGTCCTGCTGCGGGCGGCGGGGCAGGATTTTCTCTACAGCTGCGTGCACCACATCGCCCTCGACGGCTACGGCACCAACCTGTTGTACCAGCGCATCGCCGAGCTCTACGGCGCCGCTGTGCGCGGCGAACCGGCTCCGGCCTGCGGCTTCGGCCGTTATGCCGATGTACTCGCCGAGGACGCCGAGCGCGATGCACAAAACAAGACCGCCGCCGCGCGCGGCTACTGGCTGGAGACCTTCTCGCGGCTGCCGGCGCCGGTCAGCTTCAGCGAGCGCAGCGCGCCGATCTCGGCGAACTTCGTGCGGCACGGCGCGCGCTTTCCGGCACCGCTGTGGCAGCTGCTGAGCGCCACCGCCGAGGCCCACGGCATCGGCTGGGCCGATCTGCTGCTGGCCGCGCTCAGCGCGCAGCTGCGCCAGGTCAGCGGCAGCGATGCCCAGGTGTTCGGCCTGATGGTGATGAATCGCATCGGCTCGGCTTCGTTCAACGTGCCGTGCATGCAGATGAACATCGCGCCGCTGTGCCTGCAGGCCGATGGCGAGGCCAGTCTGATCGCCACTGCGAAGGCCATCGGCAAGCTGCGCCGCGCCAGCCGCAAGCACCAGCATTACCGCTATGAAGCGCTGCGCCGCGACCTCGGCCGCGTCGGCGGCGAGCAGCGGCTGTTCGGCCCGCTGATCAACATCATGCCGTTCGACCGCCCGCTGGCCTACGGCGAGCTGGCGGCGCGCACGCTCAACCTCAGCGCCGGGCCGGTGGAGGACCTGACCCTGGAGGTACAGGTCGGCGCCGATGGCATCCCGCAACTGGACTACGACGCCAACCCGGCGTGCTACAGCGCCGAGCATCTGCGGGCATTGCAGGAGGAGCTATTCGAGCTGCTGCGCCGTTGGCTGGCGGCACCGCAGATGCCGCGCGACCTGATCCTCGAGGCCTGGATGGCCGACTACCGATTTCACCAGCGCCTCAGCGCGCCGGCCGCGGAACAGGCTCAGCTGGGCGAGGTGACCAGCGTGCTGGCGGCGATCCGCGCGCACGCCGAGCGCCAGCCGGAGCGCATCGCCCTGTGTCAGGGCGAGCGCCGGCTGAACTACGCCGCGTTGCTGGCACGCGCCGAGGAGATCGCCGCGGCGCTGGCGGAGCAGGGCGTGCAGCCCGGGGAGCGGATCGGCGTGATGCTCGCCCGCTCGCCCGAGGCGATCCTTGCGCAGCTCGGCGTGCTGTTGGCAGGCGCCGTCTACGTGCCGCTGGATGCCGAGCAGCCGGCCGAACGGCAGACACTGATCTGCGCCAGCGCAGAACTGGCGCTGGTGATCACCGAAGCGGCCTACCGCCATCGCCTGGCCGACAGCTACGCCGGACCGATCCAGCTGCTCGGCCAGCTCGCCACCTGTGAACGCCGGCATGCGCCGCGCAGCGGCGAGGCGGCGGCCTATCTGATGTTCACCTCCGGCTCCACCGGCACGCCGAAGGGCGTGGAGATCAGCCATCGCGCGCTGGATCATTTCAGCGCGGCGGCGCGGCTGCGCTACGGCGTGACGGCGGACGACCGCATGCTGCAGTTCGCGCCGTTCAACTTCGATGCGAGCATCGAGGAAGTCTTCGTCAGCCTCAGTGCCGGCGCGACCCTGGTGCTGCGCACCGATGCGCTGCTGCAGTCGATCGACACCTTCGTCGATGGAATCGAGGCGCAGGCGATCAGCATCGTCGACCTGCCGACCGCGTTCTGGAACGAGTGGGTGGTGGCGCTGCGCAGCGGCCAGACGCGGATTCCAGCCGGGTTGAAGACAGTGATCATCGGCGGCGAGGCGGTATTTCCCGAACAGCTCGCCGCCTGGCAGCGGGTGGCCGGACCGCAGCTGCGGCTGATCAACACCTACGGGCCGACCGAGGCCACGGTGGTCGCCAGCAGCTGCGACCTGCAGACGGTCGATGCCAGCGCCGAACGCCTGCCCATCGGGCTGCCGCTGGCGACCGTGCAGGCGCTGGTGCTCGAACGCGGCGAGCGCCCGGCCGCCGAGGGCGAGCTGGTGCTGTGCGGCGCGCAGCTGGCCAACGGCTATCTCAACAGCGCGTCCGCGGCCTTCGCCCGCCTGCGCATCGGTGCGCACGAGGAGACCGTCTACCGCACCGGCGACCGCGTGCGTCGCGTCGATGGCCAGCTGGTCTACCTCGGCCGGCTGGACAACGAATTCAAGATCAGCGGCTACCGCATCCAGCCCGGCGAGGTGGAGGCGCGCCTGCTGGCGCTGAACGGCGTCGACGAGGCCTGCGTGCTCGGCCTGGAGCTGGGCGGCGGACTGCGCCGGCTGGTGGCCTTCGTCGCTGGCCCCTGTGACGACCTGCGGGCGATTCGCCGCGCGCTGGGTCAGGTATTGCCCGCAGCGATGGTGCCCACCGATTACCGCCACTATCGCGCGCTGCCGCGCACCGGCAGCAACAAGCTCGACCGCAAGCGCCTGCAGGCCGAGTACCTACAGGACGCGACCATCCAGGCACTGGACGATGCCACCCAGCAGCGGGTCAGCGCCATCTGGCAGCAGATCCTCGGCGTCGGCGGCATCCAGGCGCAGGACAACTTCTTCGAACTTGGTGGCCAGTCGTTGCAGACCATCCAGA belongs to Pseudomonas phenolilytica and includes:
- a CDS encoding (2,3-dihydroxybenzoyl)adenylate synthase, translated to MSLIPFTRWPDAFAERYRQAGYWLGKPLSHMLAVQAETQPEAIAVVCGERELSYAELDALSTNLAQRLANHGLGPGDRALVQLGNQAELYIVFFALLKAGIAPVNALFSHSRLELRAYAEQIRPRLLIASRLHPLFHNDDLFLAELQQLAGIDTALLHADGLAQRSLAAWLQPVAAACDFAPTPADEVAFFQLSGGSTGTPKLIPRTHDDYYYSVRRSVELCGFDRDTRYLCALPAAHNFPLSSPGALGVFVAGGRVVLAADPGPASCFALIAAQQVNVAALVPPALSLWLQAAPGHEAELASLRLLQVGGARLPEAQARRIPAVLGCRLQQVFGMAEGLVNYTRLDDDDEHVYLTQGRPMSPDDEVRVVDRDGRPVAPGQVGALLTRGPYTIRGYFQSPEHNAQAFDAEGFYRSGDLVQLRADGYLVVVGRIKDQINRGGEKIAAEEVENLLMAHPAVTHAALVSMPDPSMGEKSCAFIVSRDPTLKGVALRKYLRGLGLADYKLPDRIEQVAALPMTAVGKVDKTRLRRRLAEQLTVTE
- a CDS encoding isochorismatase family protein — its product is MTIPTLTPYNLPSEWAVNKVQWPVDPARAVLLIHDMQDYFCDFWGEGSAFVAALVERLAAVRAHCKALGIPVVYTAQPGQQANAERALLNDMWGPGITQYPARQGIVAGLAPAADDTVLVKWRYSAFQRSPLEHMLRELGRDQLIIGGIYGHIGCLMTACDAFMRDIQPFLLADGIADFTQADHQMALNYVATRCGRVIECREVLGLGHAAGLRLTREALQARLLAMLDEIDEPFDPDENLLDYGLDSIQVMSLLSEWREQGLELSFTDLAKTPTLNGWWAQIQQHGGAA
- a CDS encoding non-ribosomal peptide synthetase; protein product: MRPLGNAQQGLWYGYLLNEDRAMFNTAECIAFAGKVQAPLLIAAVQQAVGECEALSGLYVIDGETVLFEPGELPLTVTQLEVPAFADAESWVRDWAQADIRQPFDLERELACRFVLLRAAGQDFLYSCVHHIALDGYGTNLLYQRIAELYGAAVRGEPAPACGFGRYADVLAEDAERDAQNKTAAARGYWLETFSRLPAPVSFSERSAPISANFVRHGARFPAPLWQLLSATAEAHGIGWADLLLAALSAQLRQVSGSDAQVFGLMVMNRIGSASFNVPCMQMNIAPLCLQADGEASLIATAKAIGKLRRASRKHQHYRYEALRRDLGRVGGEQRLFGPLINIMPFDRPLAYGELAARTLNLSAGPVEDLTLEVQVGADGIPQLDYDANPACYSAEHLRALQEELFELLRRWLAAPQMPRDLILEAWMADYRFHQRLSAPAAEQAQLGEVTSVLAAIRAHAERQPERIALCQGERRLNYAALLARAEEIAAALAEQGVQPGERIGVMLARSPEAILAQLGVLLAGAVYVPLDAEQPAERQTLICASAELALVITEAAYRHRLADSYAGPIQLLGQLATCERRHAPRSGEAAAYLMFTSGSTGTPKGVEISHRALDHFSAAARLRYGVTADDRMLQFAPFNFDASIEEVFVSLSAGATLVLRTDALLQSIDTFVDGIEAQAISIVDLPTAFWNEWVVALRSGQTRIPAGLKTVIIGGEAVFPEQLAAWQRVAGPQLRLINTYGPTEATVVASSCDLQTVDASAERLPIGLPLATVQALVLERGERPAAEGELVLCGAQLANGYLNSASAAFARLRIGAHEETVYRTGDRVRRVDGQLVYLGRLDNEFKISGYRIQPGEVEARLLALNGVDEACVLGLELGGGLRRLVAFVAGPCDDLRAIRRALGQVLPAAMVPTDYRHYRALPRTGSNKLDRKRLQAEYLQDATIQALDDATQQRVSAIWQQILGVGGIQAQDNFFELGGQSLQTIQIVNRLAAEFGTAVKVSDVFDNPCLADFCRFLDSRLRQGQAQVERVW